A portion of the Drosophila sechellia strain sech25 chromosome 2R, ASM438219v1, whole genome shotgun sequence genome contains these proteins:
- the LOC6608792 gene encoding dynein regulatory complex protein 10 yields the protein MDTTAERQVRLEGVERVLKMSQERIKIAMIIPKLLEHPEKLKSVLMDTCYEEVLEPIDDMIRHLGKQSGRSKLPHDHTTMRIVDFFLVNHSIHRFFPHLKKNLLERDRQLLAAFHFLLESAHVHLHRSSRSEITKERKLHAIYHQNVDIKKKIKELKASLAFQKVIGKWKTAAKGIYLMKVEEDLANKKWQNNVAIQNEIEKCHRTMRNYHKSSMDRQKELEEELQNARESYEKMTKKHLAEEHELRNEKNKLLLQLQSMLKKYDTSLGEKMRENLVAEDQYLAAKKVLDDFMVQYRQEERIYKNIVVKREEEERRVQQEKLVIFMMNRAAGKIQKYWRKWKKDQRKRKRQGKGKGKKGK from the exons AGGTGAGACTTGAAGGAGTGGAACGTGTGCTCAAGATGTCCCAGGAGCGCATCAAGATAGCCATGATCATACCGAAGCTGCTGGAGCACCCCGAGAAGCTGAAGAGCGTCCTGATGGACACCTGCTATGAGGAGGTCCTCGAGCCCATCGATGACATGATCCGCCATCTTGGCAAGCAGAGTGGACGTTCCAAGCTGCCACACGACCACACCACCATGCGAATCGTGGACTTCTTCCTGGTCAACCATAGCATTCACCGATTCTTTCCGCACTTGAAGAAGAACCTACTCGAAAGGGATCGCCAGTTGCTGGCCGCCTTTCACTTTCTCCTGGAGAGCGCACACGTCCATCTGCACCGATCCTCGCGAAGCGAGATCACCAAGGAGCGAAAGCTCCATGCCATCTATCACCAGAATGTAGACATCAAGAAGAAAATCAAGGAACTGAAGGCGAGCCTGGCCTTCCAGAAGGTGATTGGCAAGTGGAAGACGGCCGCCAAGGGCATCTATCTGATGAAGGTCGAGGAGGATCTGGCCAACAAGAAGTGGCAGAACAACGTGGCCATTCAGAACGAAAT TGAAAAGTGCCATCGCACGATGCGAAACTACCACAAGAGCAGCATGGACAGGCAGAAGGagttggaggaggagctgcagaATGCCCGGGAGAGCTACGAGAAGATGACCAAGAAGCATCTGGCCGAGGAGCACGAGCTGCGAAACGAAAA AAACAAGTTGCTCCTGCAGCTGCAGAGTATGCTAAAGAAGTACGACACCAGTCTGGGCGAAAAGATGCGTGAGAACCTGGTGGCGGAGGATCAGTATCTGGCGGCCAAGAAGGTCCTCGACGATTTCATGGTCCAGTACAGGCAGGAGGAGCGCATCTACAAGAACATCGTGGTCAAGCGGGAGGAGGAGGAACGCCGCGTGCAGCAGGAGAAGCTGGTCATCTTCATGATGAACCGGGCGGCGGGCAAGATACAGAAATACTGGCGCAAATGGAAGAAGGATCAGCGCAAGAGGAAGCGCCAGGGAAAGGGCAAGGGCAAGAAGGGAAAGTAG
- the LOC6608793 gene encoding probable V-type proton ATPase subunit D 2, with translation MAKRDILPIFPSRANSVIMKQRVLAARRGVGLLKRKRDAIDMKLRELRRIRFDQDMQGDEAMRNAIFSMAKANLLGADFKPQMVSRSHVATVSLRRTEIKIVGVKLNTLELETKGVGAFPLAGLSCGGMQVSRIRDSYTKALRALVEFASLEYQVRMLEAASLQTNMRVNALEHVVIPVLQNTYNYICGELEEFEREDFYRLKRSQAKQLEAKMAFTELIKTKNMTDEELETYIKRNINQARPPADDTPFDQEQFEEREVKRRVREARLSLKQRREEERKEAVARGEPPPPTSFITTHGASLSFAGRQRDPRASSGDLYSTKRMLLSSVPERKSVISQDAQRRSSQMSKEVVNEEPPEES, from the exons ATGGCCAAACGCGATATCCTGCCCATCTTTCCCTCCCGCGCCAACTCGGTGATCATGAAGCAGCGCGTTTTGGCGGCGAGAAGGGGCGTGGGTCTCCTCAAGCGGAAGCGAGACGCCATCGATATGAAGCTGCGCGAACTGCGGCGCATCCGCTTCGACCAGGACATGCAGGGGGATGAGGCGATGCGCAATGCCATATTCTCGATGGCTAAGGCCAATCTGCTGGGCGCCGATTTCAAGCCGCAGATGGTAAGCCGCAGCCATGTGGCAACCGTATCGCTCCGCCGCACGGAGATCAAAATTGTGGGCGTCAAGCTGAACACCCTGGAGCTGGAGACGAAGGGCGTGGGCGCCTTTCCGCTGGCGGGTCTCAGCTGTGGCGGTATGCAGGTCAGCCGGATCAGGGACTCCTATACGAAGGCACTCAGGGCACTGGTGGAATTCGCCTCGCTGGAATACCAAGTGCGAATGCTGGAGGCGGCCTCGCTGCAGACCAACATGAGGGTCAATGCTCTGGAGCATGTG GTAATACCCGTCCTGCAAAATACCTATAACTATATATGCGGCGAGTTGGAGGAGTTCGAGCGCGAGGACTTCTATCGCCTGAAACGCTCCCAGGCCAAGCAGCTGGAGGCTAAGATGGCCTTCACCGAGCTGATCAAGACCAAGAACATGACCGACGAGGAGCTGGAGACCTACATAAAGCGAAACATAAATCAGGCGCGTCCTCCAGCGGACGACACGCCCTTCGATCAGGAGCAGTTCGAGGAGCGGGAGGTCAAGCGGCGCGTGCGGGAGGCCCGTCTGTCTCTGAAGCAGCGCCGCGAGGAGGAGAGGAAGGAGGCCGTCGCGCGGGGCGAGCCCCCACCGCCCACATCCTTTATCACCACCCATGGCGCATCGTTGAGTTTCGCTGGTCGCCAGCGGGATCCGCGGGCCAGCAGTGGTGATCTCTACAGCACCAAGCGGATGCTCCTCTCCTCTGTGCCGGAAAGGAAGTCAGTCATTAGCCAGGATGCTCAGCGCAGATCCAGCCAGATGTCGAAAGAGGTCGTAAATGAAGAGCCCCCCGAAGAAAGTTAG
- the LOC6608794 gene encoding calmodulin → MADQLTEEQIAEFKEAFSLFDKDGDGTITTKELGTVMRSLGQNPTEAELQDMINEVDADGNGTIDFPEFLTMMARKMKDTDSEEEIREAFRVFDKDGNGFISAAELRHVMTNLGEKLTDEEVDEMIREADIDGDGQVNYEEFVTMMTSK, encoded by the exons ATG GCCGATCAGCTGACAGAGGAACAGATCGCCGAGTTCAAAGAGGCATTCTCGCTATTCGACAAAGACGGCGATGGCACCATCACAACAAAGGAGTTGGGCACAGTCATGCGCTCCCTGGGCCAGAATCCCACAGAGGCCGAGCTGCAGGACATGATCAACGAGGTTGATGCCGACG GCAACGGCACAATTGACTTCCCTGAATTCCTTACAATGATGGCACGCAAAATGAAGGACACCGATAGCGAAGAGGAGATCCGGGAAGCCTTCAGAGTGTTCGACAAGGACGGCAACGGCTTCATCTCGGCGGCCGAGTTGCGTCACGTGATGACAAATCTGGGCGAGAAACTCACAGACGAGGAGGTCGATGAGATGATCCGGGAGGCTGATATCGATGGCGACGGTCAGGTCAATTACGAAG